A genomic stretch from Desulfolutivibrio sulfodismutans DSM 3696 includes:
- the uraA gene encoding uracil permease, translated as MAAKTYQVEEKVPFLQAIPLSFQHLFAMFGASVLVPTLFKIDPAVVLLMNGVGTLIYLVLCKGKAPAFLGSSFAFLSPVFVVLGANQAMWGANYGLALGGFIASGLIFVAVALLIGAFGSGWIKFVLPPATMGPIVALIGLELASVATDMAGFKPDASGVYNTSGIIVAMVTLFTVAFGSLLFRGFMAVIPVLTGIVAGYLVSIPMGLVNFDVIAAAPVLAFPTVYTPVFDINAILIILPASLVVISEHIGHLVVTGNIVGRDLTKDPGLHRSLLGDGVSTVLSGFFGSVPTTTYGENIGVMAITRVFSVWVIGGAAAISIVLAFIGKLSAVIQSIPTPVMGGICILLFGVIAASGIRMLVETRVDYSKPINLTLTAIVLIVGISGMAVTIGTVQLKGMALATVVGMALSLTFHLLERFGLTNTQTDI; from the coding sequence ATGGCCGCAAAAACGTATCAGGTGGAGGAGAAAGTACCTTTTCTTCAGGCAATTCCATTAAGTTTTCAACATCTTTTCGCCATGTTCGGGGCCTCGGTGTTGGTGCCGACGCTGTTTAAGATCGATCCCGCCGTGGTGCTTTTGATGAACGGCGTGGGCACCCTCATCTATCTTGTTTTATGCAAGGGAAAGGCCCCGGCCTTTCTGGGCTCGAGCTTCGCCTTCCTGTCCCCGGTCTTCGTGGTTTTGGGGGCCAACCAGGCCATGTGGGGGGCCAACTACGGTTTGGCCCTGGGCGGGTTCATCGCCTCGGGGTTGATTTTTGTGGCCGTGGCCCTTCTGATCGGGGCTTTTGGCTCGGGCTGGATCAAATTCGTGCTGCCTCCGGCCACCATGGGCCCCATCGTGGCCCTGATCGGCCTGGAACTGGCCAGCGTGGCCACGGACATGGCCGGGTTCAAGCCCGACGCCAGCGGCGTCTATAATACGAGCGGCATCATCGTGGCCATGGTGACGCTTTTCACCGTGGCCTTCGGCTCCCTGCTCTTTCGAGGCTTCATGGCCGTCATTCCGGTCCTGACCGGCATCGTGGCGGGCTATCTGGTGTCCATCCCCATGGGGCTGGTCAACTTCGACGTCATCGCCGCCGCCCCGGTCCTGGCCTTCCCCACGGTCTACACCCCGGTTTTCGACATAAACGCCATCCTGATCATCCTTCCGGCCTCCCTGGTGGTCATCTCCGAACACATTGGGCATCTGGTGGTCACGGGCAACATCGTGGGCCGGGACCTGACCAAAGACCCGGGCCTGCACCGGTCGCTTCTGGGCGACGGCGTATCCACCGTCCTGTCCGGATTTTTCGGTTCCGTGCCCACCACCACCTACGGCGAAAACATCGGGGTCATGGCCATCACCCGGGTCTTCTCCGTATGGGTCATCGGCGGCGCGGCGGCCATCTCCATCGTCTTGGCCTTCATCGGCAAGCTCTCCGCCGTGATCCAGTCCATCCCGACCCCGGTCATGGGCGGCATCTGCATCCTGCTTTTCGGGGTCATCGCGGCCTCGGGCATCCGCATGCTGGTGGAGACCCGGGTGGACTATTCCAAGCCCATCAACCTGACGCTGACGGCCATCGTGCTCATCGTGGGCATCAGCGGCATGGCCGTCACCATCGGCACGGTGCAGCTCAAGGGCATGGCCCTGGCCACGGTGGTGGGCATGGCCCTGTCCCTGACCTTCCACCTCCTGGAACGCTTCGGCCTGACCAACACTCAGACCGACATCTGA
- the topA gene encoding type I DNA topoisomerase, which produces MAKELIIVESPAKVKTIKKFLGSAYAVEASVGHVRDLPTKTLGVDEKKDFAPQYQIIQGKQKVVSKLREAAAKASRIYLAPDPDREGEAIAWHVAELLKAEDRPIHRIFFNEITAKAVREALTHPREIDEKLFLSQQARRILDRLVGYKVSPLLWKKVKRGISAGRVQSVALRLVVEREKERQAFVPEEYWVFKALLAAAEPPVFEAELWKVAGKKPVIGDGETAATLRDAILKSPFAVTAVAEKERAKSPPPPYITSTLQQAANQRLGFTAKRTMGAAQRLYEGVELGERGTVALITYMRTDSVRIADEARQAAKDFIVDTLGPEFYPAKARYFKTKASAQDAHEAIRPVDPAVTPDDVRSFLPREQYALYKLIWERFLASQMAEARFWDTTAEISAGTALFRAKGQRLIFPGYLKVYGMEAGDEAKTLPPLAQGQPLTLAELKTDQKFTQPPPRYTEASLVRELEEKGIGRPSTYAAIISTLIDREYAKLEEKHFVPSELGTTVADLLIDHFATIMDVGFTAGMEAALDEVAEGQRDWVALLKDFTDGFYPALDKASEDMAAVKAGKETGLVCDKCGQPMVIKFGRMGEFLACSGYPDCKNTSNFTRTPDGGIELVARQADEPVVMGKCPDCGKDLVLKKSRTGSRFVACSGYPACKHAEPFKTGVKCPREGCGGELVEKSSKRGKVFYSCDRYPQCDYAVWDWPVAEPCPKCGSGILVKKRTQARGEHLACPEKSCRYVRSLDGGETEEQ; this is translated from the coding sequence ATGGCAAAAGAGCTGATCATCGTCGAATCCCCGGCCAAAGTGAAGACCATCAAGAAATTCCTCGGCAGCGCTTATGCCGTGGAGGCCTCGGTCGGCCACGTCCGCGACCTGCCCACCAAGACCCTGGGCGTGGACGAGAAAAAGGATTTCGCGCCGCAGTACCAGATCATCCAGGGCAAGCAGAAGGTGGTTTCCAAGCTGCGTGAGGCCGCGGCCAAGGCCAGCCGCATCTACCTGGCCCCGGACCCGGATCGCGAGGGAGAGGCCATTGCCTGGCATGTGGCCGAATTGCTCAAAGCGGAAGACCGGCCCATCCACCGCATTTTTTTCAACGAAATCACGGCCAAGGCCGTGCGTGAGGCCCTGACCCACCCGCGCGAAATCGACGAAAAGCTGTTCTTGTCCCAGCAGGCCCGGCGCATCCTGGACCGGCTGGTGGGCTACAAGGTTTCGCCCCTTTTGTGGAAAAAGGTCAAACGGGGCATCTCCGCCGGCCGGGTGCAGTCCGTGGCGCTTCGGCTGGTGGTTGAGCGGGAAAAAGAGCGCCAGGCCTTCGTGCCCGAGGAATACTGGGTGTTCAAGGCCCTTTTGGCGGCCGCCGAACCCCCGGTCTTCGAGGCCGAGCTGTGGAAGGTGGCTGGCAAAAAGCCGGTCATCGGCGACGGCGAGACGGCCGCCACGCTTCGCGACGCCATTTTGAAAAGCCCCTTCGCGGTCACCGCCGTGGCCGAGAAGGAACGCGCCAAGTCCCCGCCGCCGCCCTACATCACCTCCACCCTGCAGCAGGCCGCCAACCAGCGCCTGGGGTTTACGGCCAAGCGGACCATGGGCGCGGCCCAGCGGCTGTACGAGGGCGTGGAGCTGGGCGAACGCGGCACGGTGGCGCTGATCACCTACATGCGTACCGACTCCGTGCGCATCGCCGACGAGGCGCGCCAGGCCGCCAAAGATTTCATCGTGGACACGCTTGGGCCGGAGTTCTATCCGGCCAAGGCCCGCTATTTCAAGACCAAGGCCTCGGCCCAGGACGCCCACGAGGCCATCCGGCCCGTTGACCCGGCCGTCACCCCGGACGACGTGCGATCCTTTCTGCCCCGGGAGCAGTATGCCCTGTACAAGCTCATCTGGGAGCGTTTCCTGGCCTCCCAGATGGCCGAGGCCCGGTTCTGGGACACCACGGCGGAGATCTCGGCGGGCACGGCCCTGTTCCGGGCCAAGGGCCAGCGGCTGATCTTTCCGGGCTATCTCAAGGTCTACGGCATGGAGGCCGGGGACGAGGCCAAAACCCTGCCGCCTTTGGCCCAGGGACAGCCCCTGACGCTCGCGGAGCTCAAGACCGACCAGAAGTTCACCCAGCCGCCCCCGCGCTATACAGAGGCCTCCCTGGTGCGCGAGCTGGAGGAGAAGGGCATCGGCCGTCCGTCCACCTATGCGGCCATCATCTCCACGCTTATCGACCGCGAATACGCCAAGCTGGAAGAGAAGCACTTCGTGCCGTCGGAGCTGGGAACCACCGTGGCCGACCTGCTCATCGACCATTTCGCGACCATCATGGATGTGGGGTTCACGGCCGGGATGGAGGCCGCCCTGGACGAGGTGGCCGAGGGCCAGCGGGACTGGGTGGCGCTTCTCAAGGATTTCACGGACGGATTTTATCCCGCCCTGGACAAGGCCTCCGAGGACATGGCCGCGGTCAAGGCGGGCAAGGAGACGGGGCTTGTCTGCGACAAGTGCGGCCAGCCCATGGTCATCAAGTTCGGCCGCATGGGGGAGTTCCTGGCCTGCTCGGGCTATCCCGACTGCAAGAACACCTCGAATTTCACCCGCACCCCGGACGGCGGCATCGAGCTGGTGGCCAGACAGGCCGACGAGCCCGTGGTGATGGGCAAGTGCCCGGATTGCGGCAAGGATCTGGTGCTGAAAAAATCGCGCACCGGCAGCCGGTTCGTGGCCTGTTCGGGATATCCGGCCTGCAAGCACGCCGAGCCGTTCAAGACCGGGGTCAAATGCCCGCGCGAGGGCTGCGGCGGGGAGCTGGTGGAAAAAAGCTCCAAGCGGGGCAAGGTGTTTTATTCCTGCGACCGCTACCCCCAGTGCGACTACGCCGTGTGGGACTGGCCCGTGGCCGAGCCCTGCCCCAAGTGCGGCTCGGGCATCCTGGTCAAAAAGCGCACCCAGGCCCGGGGCGAACACCTGGCCTGCCCTGAAAAATCCTGCCGCTACGTGCGGTCCCTGGACGGCGGGGAGACCGAAGAGCAATAG
- a CDS encoding O-acetylhomoserine aminocarboxypropyltransferase/cysteine synthase family protein, with the protein MHTPSQHPETLALHAGHTPDTDTLSRAVPIYQTTSYLFRDTAHAADLFALKTPGYIYTRIMNPTTDVLEKRLAALHGGSAALCTASGMSAIFYVAAGLAKAGQNFVSGSNLYGGTHTLFAHTLARFGIEVRLVDSSDPVNFERAADENTRFLYSESIGNPRCNVDDLEGIAAVAKRLKVPFVLDNTVAPPPVFNPFDVGCDIAVYSLTKMIGGHGVCIGGAVVEAGGFDWKAAGKYPEITKPDPTYHGANFWDALCALEGTPCTAFCTKLRTGLLRDIGAAPAPINSFLILQGLETLPLRARAHCTNAAAVADFLSGHPAVSWVNYAGLPGHMDHARAKKYFPLGPGAVFGFGIKGGLAAGQKFIEAVKLCSHLANILDAKTLVIHPASTTHSQLTPAEQLEAGVPPDLVRISVGIEHPDDIIADLDQALATSQR; encoded by the coding sequence ATGCACACGCCGTCGCAGCACCCTGAAACCCTGGCCCTGCACGCCGGTCACACCCCGGACACGGACACCCTGTCCCGGGCCGTGCCCATATACCAGACCACCAGCTATCTTTTCCGGGACACGGCCCACGCCGCCGACCTGTTCGCCTTGAAAACCCCGGGCTACATCTACACCCGGATCATGAACCCCACCACGGACGTGCTGGAAAAACGGCTGGCGGCGCTGCACGGCGGCTCGGCGGCGCTATGCACGGCCTCGGGCATGTCGGCCATCTTCTACGTGGCCGCCGGGCTGGCCAAGGCCGGGCAGAACTTCGTTTCCGGTTCGAACCTTTACGGCGGCACACATACCCTGTTCGCCCACACCCTGGCCCGCTTCGGCATCGAGGTCCGGCTGGTGGACTCCTCGGACCCGGTCAATTTCGAGCGGGCCGCCGACGAAAACACCCGATTCCTCTATTCCGAATCCATCGGCAACCCCCGCTGCAACGTGGACGATCTGGAGGGCATCGCGGCCGTGGCCAAAAGGCTCAAGGTGCCGTTTGTCCTGGACAACACCGTGGCCCCGCCGCCGGTGTTCAACCCCTTCGACGTGGGCTGCGACATCGCGGTCTATTCCCTGACGAAAATGATCGGCGGCCACGGCGTCTGCATCGGCGGGGCCGTGGTGGAGGCGGGCGGTTTCGACTGGAAGGCGGCCGGGAAATACCCGGAGATCACCAAGCCCGACCCCACCTACCACGGGGCCAACTTCTGGGACGCCCTGTGCGCCCTGGAAGGCACGCCCTGCACGGCCTTTTGCACCAAGCTGCGCACGGGGCTCCTTCGCGACATCGGGGCCGCACCCGCCCCCATCAACAGCTTCCTCATCCTGCAAGGCCTGGAGACCCTGCCGCTCCGCGCCCGGGCCCACTGCACGAACGCCGCCGCCGTGGCCGATTTCCTCTCCGGGCATCCGGCCGTGTCCTGGGTCAACTACGCCGGGCTTCCCGGCCACATGGACCATGCCCGGGCCAAAAAGTACTTCCCCCTGGGACCGGGGGCGGTGTTCGGATTTGGGATCAAGGGCGGGCTGGCGGCCGGACAGAAGTTCATTGAGGCCGTGAAACTGTGCTCACACCTGGCCAATATCCTGGACGCCAAGACCCTGGTCATCCACCCGGCCAGCACCACCCACTCCCAGCTCACCCCGGCCGAGCAGCTCGAAGCTGGCGTGCCGCCGGACCTGGTGCGCATCTCCGTAGGCATCGAACACCCGGACGACATCATCGCCGACCTGGACCAGGCCCTGGCCACGTCGCAACGCTAG
- a CDS encoding NAD(P)H-dependent flavin oxidoreductase: MALPRLVIGDLIIPTPIIQGGMGIGVSLAGLSSAVATAGGVGVISAAGIGGEEADFKTNYVSANSRALRREIREAKSRTSGVLGVNIMVALTNYAELVRASVEEGIDIIFSGAGLPLDLPRHLDGKTSPKLVPIVSSGRAASIICRKWKSRFGRTPDAFVVEGPMAGGHLGFKPDQIADPEYRLEKLVPDVVEAVAAFGDIPVIAAGGVYTGADIRKYFDLGARGVQLGTRFVATHECDVSPAFKQAYLDAKKEDMHIIKSPVGMPGRAIRNQFIEKVEAGRRSPYSCPFHCLSGCNYTTSPFCITMALLNAKRGNLENGLIFAGENAWRVTGLTSVAELMAELISGYDATFAS, from the coding sequence ATGGCGTTGCCTCGGCTTGTCATCGGGGATTTGATCATCCCTACACCCATCATCCAGGGCGGTATGGGCATCGGCGTGTCTTTGGCCGGGCTGTCCTCTGCCGTGGCCACGGCTGGCGGCGTGGGCGTGATCTCCGCCGCAGGCATCGGGGGCGAAGAGGCGGACTTCAAGACGAACTACGTTTCGGCCAACTCCCGGGCCCTGCGCCGGGAGATTCGCGAGGCCAAGAGCCGGACCTCCGGGGTGCTCGGGGTCAACATCATGGTCGCCCTCACCAACTACGCTGAGCTGGTGCGGGCCTCGGTGGAAGAAGGCATCGACATCATTTTTTCCGGGGCAGGCCTGCCACTGGACCTCCCCCGCCACCTTGACGGCAAGACCTCGCCCAAGCTCGTGCCCATCGTCTCGTCGGGCCGCGCCGCCTCCATCATCTGCCGCAAATGGAAATCCCGCTTCGGCCGCACGCCCGACGCCTTCGTGGTGGAGGGGCCCATGGCTGGCGGGCACCTGGGATTCAAGCCCGATCAGATCGCCGACCCGGAATATCGTCTGGAAAAACTCGTGCCCGATGTCGTGGAGGCCGTGGCCGCCTTCGGCGACATCCCGGTCATCGCCGCCGGAGGGGTCTATACCGGTGCGGATATCCGGAAATATTTCGATCTGGGGGCCCGGGGCGTGCAACTGGGCACCCGTTTCGTGGCCACCCACGAGTGCGATGTGTCCCCGGCCTTCAAACAGGCCTACCTGGACGCCAAAAAAGAGGACATGCACATCATCAAAAGCCCGGTGGGAATGCCCGGGCGGGCCATCCGCAACCAGTTCATCGAAAAGGTGGAGGCCGGCAGGCGCAGCCCCTATTCCTGCCCCTTCCATTGCCTCTCCGGCTGTAACTACACCACCAGCCCTTTCTGCATCACCATGGCGCTTTTAAACGCCAAGCGCGGCAACCTGGAAAACGGCCTGATCTTTGCCGGCGAAAACGCCTGGCGCGTCACCGGCCTGACCTCCGTCGCCGAACTCATGGCCGAACTCATCTCCGGCTACGACGCTACCTTCGCCTCCTAA
- a CDS encoding type 1 glutamine amidotransferase, translating into MRIHVLQHVEFEDCGGIRLWAEAQGHALATTRLDADETPPAPEAFDLLVVMGGPMNIHEDEAYPWLAAEKAAIRAAVDAGKGVLGICLGAQLLSHILGGSVTRGEHTEIGWHPVTLTPEGAAHPLFAGFPETFAAFHWHGDTFSIPEGAIHAATSQGCANQAFVLGDRVVGLQFHLESVPANLVRLIKHCGTEIVPGPYVQLPKEMHNGRAQFAPLKDHLHRFLDSLAAAIGK; encoded by the coding sequence ATGCGTATTCATGTGTTGCAGCATGTCGAGTTCGAGGATTGCGGCGGCATCCGGCTATGGGCCGAGGCCCAGGGCCATGCACTGGCCACAACCCGCCTGGACGCGGACGAAACGCCGCCCGCGCCGGAGGCCTTCGACCTCCTGGTGGTCATGGGCGGTCCCATGAACATCCACGAAGACGAGGCCTACCCCTGGCTTGCGGCTGAGAAGGCAGCCATCCGGGCCGCCGTGGACGCCGGAAAGGGCGTCCTGGGCATCTGTCTGGGGGCGCAGCTGCTGAGCCATATCCTGGGCGGCAGCGTGACCCGGGGCGAGCATACGGAGATCGGCTGGCATCCGGTGACCCTGACCCCCGAGGGTGCGGCGCATCCGCTGTTTGCCGGATTTCCCGAGACGTTCGCAGCCTTTCATTGGCACGGCGACACCTTCTCCATCCCCGAGGGCGCGATCCATGCCGCCACAAGCCAGGGCTGCGCCAATCAGGCCTTTGTGCTGGGCGACCGGGTGGTCGGCCTGCAATTCCACCTGGAGTCGGTCCCGGCCAACCTGGTCAGGCTCATCAAGCACTGCGGCACGGAGATCGTACCCGGGCCGTACGTGCAGCTTCCCAAAGAGATGCACAACGGCCGGGCCCAGTTCGCCCCGCTCAAGGATCATCTCCACCGGTTTCTGGATTCCCTGGCTGCCGCCATCGGAAAATAG
- the upp gene encoding uracil phosphoribosyltransferase, with protein MPVTVVDHPLVRHKLGLLRQKDLSTKAFRDLANEVARLLTYEAVKDLKTEKMVIEGWAGPVEVEQIRGKKITVVPILRAGLGMMDGVLDLVPGAKVSVVGMYRNEETLEPVSYYVKLAKKIHKRTALILDPMLATGGTLVATVKLLKEHGCKKIKGLFLVAAPEGLARLEQEHPDVDVYVASIDEKLNEVGYIIPGLGDAGDKIFGTK; from the coding sequence ATGCCGGTCACCGTCGTCGATCACCCCCTGGTGCGCCACAAGCTGGGCCTTTTGCGCCAAAAAGACCTCAGCACCAAGGCCTTTCGCGACCTGGCCAATGAGGTCGCCCGCCTTTTGACCTACGAGGCCGTCAAGGATCTCAAGACCGAGAAGATGGTGATTGAGGGCTGGGCCGGGCCGGTCGAGGTGGAGCAGATTCGCGGCAAAAAGATCACGGTGGTGCCGATCTTGCGGGCGGGCCTGGGCATGATGGACGGCGTTTTGGATCTGGTGCCCGGGGCCAAGGTCAGCGTGGTGGGCATGTATCGCAACGAAGAGACCCTGGAGCCCGTGAGCTATTACGTCAAGCTGGCCAAAAAAATCCATAAGCGCACGGCGCTGATCCTCGACCCCATGCTGGCCACCGGCGGCACGCTTGTGGCCACGGTCAAGCTCTTGAAAGAGCACGGCTGTAAGAAGATCAAGGGGCTTTTCCTGGTGGCCGCCCCCGAGGGCCTGGCCCGGCTTGAGCAGGAGCACCCGGACGTGGATGTTTATGTGGCCTCCATCGACGAAAAGCTCAACGAGGTGGGGTATATCATTCCCGGTCTGGGTGATGCCGGGGACAAGATTTTCGGCACCAAGTAG
- a CDS encoding DUF1134 domain-containing protein translates to MKRVCVMLCCAVLVTATAMAQGLQERPLGDAQQPTTTVTPSAQVSPAHPAPGSPATTPPQQTAPSTTPQPAAQPGVQPAPSEAAAPPHPKETKQRKYSKEEVHREVMGFFDGGSAGLAELVAKAFKDMGEPTGYIKGSEAGGALLVGLRYGTGYLYLKNHKPIEVFWQSPSLGIDIGLNAVRVFTLVYGMDRPSDIFQRYPGVDGSAYFIGGFGMNYQTTRGIVLAPIRFGVGLRLGANVGYQHYTRTQEINPF, encoded by the coding sequence ATGAAACGCGTATGCGTAATGCTCTGTTGCGCCGTGCTCGTGACGGCGACAGCCATGGCTCAGGGACTTCAGGAACGCCCTCTGGGCGATGCCCAACAACCAACAACGACCGTAACGCCCTCTGCCCAGGTCAGCCCGGCCCATCCGGCACCAGGCTCCCCAGCTACGACGCCACCCCAGCAAACCGCGCCATCCACAACTCCGCAACCAGCCGCGCAGCCCGGAGTCCAGCCCGCGCCGTCCGAAGCCGCCGCCCCGCCCCATCCAAAAGAGACCAAGCAGCGCAAGTACTCCAAGGAAGAGGTGCATCGGGAGGTCATGGGCTTTTTCGACGGCGGATCGGCCGGGTTGGCCGAACTGGTGGCCAAGGCCTTCAAGGATATGGGAGAGCCCACCGGCTACATCAAGGGCAGCGAGGCCGGAGGGGCGCTCCTGGTCGGCCTGCGCTACGGCACGGGCTACCTGTACCTGAAAAATCACAAGCCCATCGAGGTCTTCTGGCAGAGCCCCTCCCTGGGCATCGACATCGGCCTCAACGCCGTGCGGGTCTTCACCCTGGTCTACGGCATGGATCGCCCAAGCGATATCTTCCAGCGCTACCCCGGGGTCGACGGCAGCGCCTATTTCATCGGCGGCTTCGGCATGAACTATCAGACCACCAGGGGCATCGTCCTGGCCCCCATCCGCTTCGGCGTGGGCCTTCGCCTGGGCGCCAACGTGGGCTACCAGCACTACACGCGCACCCAGGAGATCAACCCCTTCTAG
- a CDS encoding adenosylcobinamide-GDP ribazoletransferase, with amino-acid sequence MFRGFLAALGFLTRFGPAAGAREADFAASVAWFPAVGLVLGGVAVAPAQALYGGSPWVCAWLVVVLDLWATRGLHADGLADVADAWGSMARGERFFEIMKDSRVGAFGAMGLFAVLAGKLVLFAALFESGRGWAVVFSFVVGRACVVWLMGMTRHLGRPGLGRLFLDGARPGVMAAALGTAAVVGVFLVPGRGLVLALVCGAAVAAMLSGLARSRGAVNGDFLGACIVLGEVAACLGMLA; translated from the coding sequence ATGTTTCGCGGTTTTTTGGCGGCCTTGGGCTTTCTGACCCGCTTCGGCCCGGCGGCCGGGGCGCGCGAGGCGGATTTTGCGGCCTCGGTGGCCTGGTTTCCGGCGGTGGGGCTGGTGCTTGGCGGGGTGGCGGTCGCCCCGGCGCAGGCGCTGTATGGCGGCAGCCCGTGGGTGTGCGCCTGGCTGGTGGTGGTGCTCGACCTGTGGGCCACCCGGGGGCTACATGCCGACGGGCTGGCCGATGTGGCCGACGCCTGGGGCAGCATGGCCCGGGGGGAACGGTTTTTCGAGATCATGAAGGACAGCCGGGTGGGGGCCTTCGGGGCCATGGGGCTTTTTGCGGTTCTGGCGGGCAAGCTGGTGCTGTTTGCCGCGCTATTCGAGTCGGGCCGGGGATGGGCGGTGGTGTTTTCGTTTGTCGTGGGCCGGGCCTGCGTGGTGTGGCTTATGGGCATGACCCGGCATCTGGGCAGGCCGGGCCTGGGCAGACTTTTTCTGGACGGGGCGCGTCCCGGGGTCATGGCGGCGGCGCTTGGAACGGCTGCGGTTGTCGGCGTTTTTCTGGTTCCCGGCCGGGGGCTGGTCCTGGCATTGGTGTGCGGCGCGGCGGTTGCGGCCATGTTGTCCGGGCTGGCCAGGAGCCGGGGGGCGGTGAACGGCGATTTTTTAGGGGCCTGCATCGTCCTGGGGGAAGTAGCCGCCTGCCTGGGCATGCTTGCCTGA
- a CDS encoding AMIN domain-containing protein — MSGKSPLITLVRIGKHPDILRLVLDLAPEAVTRLREAPVVDRTPNGVVIRLPK, encoded by the coding sequence CTGTCCGGAAAAAGCCCCTTGATCACGCTGGTGCGCATCGGCAAACACCCGGACATCCTGCGGCTGGTGCTGGATCTGGCCCCCGAGGCCGTCACCCGGCTGCGCGAGGCCCCGGTGGTGGACAGAACCCCAAATGGCGTGGTCATCCGGCTGCCGAAATAG
- a CDS encoding SGNH/GDSL hydrolase family protein, giving the protein MKRAVRLIFRMVLWLAIAAVCVEAACFGAITLLNAIIYDNLREGPRAAYDPYALFLQQDGIWPTMGIAQAEKPEDNRIVWFFGGSTMRAGNSPFDTSIPSYVATALNNGPGPVRYNCFNFGVNSFNSLLETKYLQKLLIEFPFRPNLVVFYDGANDANYFTLYKHPYGHEGMDRVQGLLESYFKTPIGILKPLCAAWYASFTREMYSKLAYAMTPLDPDSPLLQEYVDLTVKRYDHVAKVTAAYGSQFLLFLQPLYWGETCLDMDPAVHQEEETIILGRRSFPHVRQNVLIVYAALEKALAERPYFVNLQNALCSRTAPAYTPDGVHQTESGREGVAQAMLPILRDRLAAEEQTQGRTP; this is encoded by the coding sequence GTGAAGCGCGCCGTGCGCCTCATTTTCCGAATGGTCCTGTGGCTTGCGATTGCAGCCGTGTGTGTGGAGGCCGCCTGCTTCGGGGCCATCACCCTGCTCAACGCCATCATCTACGACAACCTGCGGGAAGGCCCCCGGGCGGCCTACGACCCCTACGCCCTGTTTTTGCAGCAGGACGGCATCTGGCCCACCATGGGCATCGCCCAGGCTGAAAAACCCGAGGACAACCGGATCGTCTGGTTTTTTGGCGGCTCCACCATGCGGGCCGGGAACTCGCCCTTTGACACCTCCATCCCCAGCTACGTAGCCACGGCGCTCAATAATGGCCCGGGCCCCGTGCGCTACAACTGCTTCAATTTCGGCGTCAATTCCTTCAATTCCCTGCTTGAAACCAAATATCTCCAAAAACTTCTGATCGAATTCCCCTTCCGGCCGAATCTGGTGGTTTTTTACGACGGGGCCAACGACGCCAACTATTTCACCCTCTACAAGCATCCCTATGGCCACGAGGGCATGGACCGGGTCCAGGGGCTCCTGGAGAGCTATTTCAAGACCCCCATCGGCATCTTAAAACCCCTGTGCGCCGCCTGGTACGCCTCATTTACCCGGGAGATGTATTCCAAGCTGGCCTACGCCATGACCCCGCTTGATCCGGATTCGCCGCTCTTGCAGGAATACGTCGACCTGACCGTCAAACGCTACGACCATGTAGCCAAGGTCACCGCCGCCTACGGATCGCAGTTTCTGCTGTTCCTGCAACCCCTGTACTGGGGGGAAACCTGCCTGGACATGGACCCGGCTGTGCATCAGGAAGAAGAAACCATCATCCTCGGACGCCGGTCCTTTCCCCATGTGCGCCAAAACGTCCTGATCGTCTATGCGGCCCTGGAAAAGGCCCTGGCCGAACGGCCCTATTTTGTGAACCTGCAAAACGCCTTGTGTTCCCGCACGGCTCCGGCGTACACTCCCGATGGCGTGCATCAGACCGAATCCGGCCGGGAAGGCGTGGCCCAGGCCATGCTCCCCATTTTGCGCGACCGCCTCGCCGCCGAGGAACAGACACAAGGGAGGACGCCATGA
- a CDS encoding pyridoxamine 5'-phosphate oxidase family protein, giving the protein MRKADREITDVTDIEAVLRSQRVCRLGMISEGRAYVVPVNYGYDAGALYFHSSKKGKKIEALAQNPEVCFEVDADVSILTGELPCQYTTQYRSVIGFGRAVFLDDPEDKLHGLRVLMRAHDGPQQGFVPEIVAAVAVVRIDIESMTGKSLPAPAKRGG; this is encoded by the coding sequence ATGCGCAAGGCCGACAGGGAAATCACGGACGTTACGGACATCGAGGCCGTTTTGCGGTCCCAGCGCGTCTGCCGCCTGGGCATGATCTCCGAGGGCCGGGCCTACGTTGTGCCGGTCAACTACGGGTACGACGCAGGCGCCCTGTATTTCCATTCCTCCAAAAAAGGCAAGAAAATTGAGGCGCTGGCCCAAAACCCCGAGGTCTGCTTCGAGGTGGATGCGGATGTGTCGATCCTCACCGGGGAACTACCCTGCCAGTACACCACCCAGTACCGCTCGGTGATCGGATTCGGACGGGCGGTGTTCCTCGATGATCCCGAGGACAAGCTGCACGGCCTGCGGGTTCTCATGCGCGCTCACGACGGCCCCCAGCAGGGCTTTGTTCCCGAGATCGTGGCCGCCGTGGCCGTGGTGCGCATCGATATCGAATCCATGACCGGCAAGTCCCTGCCCGCGCCCGCCAAGCGGGGCGGGTAG